Genomic segment of Colletotrichum destructivum chromosome 5, complete sequence:
CTTTACAGCATTTTCCGCCATGGGGCACAGCACAAAGTCCAAGGGGTCGGATGCCTCTTCCGAAAAGGCCATCGACCCAAAGGAGATCGATACCCATCTGGAGGCCATGCTCGACCGCCGCAACATCCCCGAGAATCAACGCTACAAGATGCGTAGCTTGGCCGACACGATCAAGATGGAGTTCATCCGACAAGATTGGGCGGAAATGGCCGCCAAGGAACAGGCAGGCGCCGCCGACAGCAACGAGCCTTCATCCGCAGTGACGGGGGGCTCTGACCGCGACGAGACCCAATCGAAGCGATCCCGCGGAAGAAGCTTCACGCTTTCGCGCAAGAAGGAGCCTGCTTCCCCGACGAAGAAATCCAAGGGCGACGGGAGCTCGATCGGCCGCCACTTCAGAAGCAAGTCTTCCGAAAGCGTGGTGAGCGAGCGGCCGACATCGGCCGGCTCCACAGCAAGTAACGGCATTCTTTCTAAGATCAAGTTCGGCCAGGGGCCGGGAGACTACGTTTCCTACCTGCGGAAGGTGCAGAAACCGGAACTGGTTGAGGTCGGGAAGCTGCACAAGCTGCGTTTGCTTCTGCGCAACGAGACCGTTTCTTGGACAGAGGACTTTATCCGCCAGGGCGGCATGCAGGAGATTGTCGGGTTGTTGAACCGAATTCTCGCCATCGAGTGGAGGTAGGTTGCCGTCTTCTGGGCTCGCGCGAGACCGATGCTAACAGATAACAGAGAGGAACACGACGATGCCCTTCTTCACGAGAACCTGTTATGCTTAAAGGCCCTCTGCACGACAGCACTGGCCTTGCAATATCTCCACTCCATCCACGAGGACCTATTCCCCAAACTCCTCCACATGCTGTTCGACCCCGAAAAGAAGGGCCCCAGCGAGTTTACTACACGCAACATCATCACGTCAGTGCTATTCACATATATTGAAACAGCCGCTCCCgtcgagcggatcgctcgtGCTCAAAAGGTGCTCTCGTTCCTGCGAAATCCCCAGcccaaagaagaagagagaccCGTTGGCTTCGTGCTGGAAATGCGAAAAGAACGCCCCTACACCGTCTGGAACAAAGAGGTGGTCAGCGTCACGAAGGAGGTCTTCTGGATCTTCCTGCACCACCTTAATGTAATTGCGCTACCCTCCGATATGTCGACCAGGGGCGGCGTGCCGCTGACCACCTTGACGAACGGCGCCCAAGACCCGTACCTCTACATGCACAGGCACTTCCCCTCGGAGCGCCCGCCAGTGCCGGCAGCGCCCTACGTCGGCGGGGTCGAGTGGGACGCGACCAACTATCTCGCCTCTCATCTGGATCTCATGAACGCCATCATCGCATGCACGCCCACGACGACGCAGCGCAACAACCTGCGCAACGACCTGCGAATTTCGGGCTGGGAGAAGgtgctcggcggcagccttcGGCTCTGCAAGGAAAAGTTCTATGGTTGCGTTCACGAGGCCCTGCGGTGCTGGGTCGCAGCCGCCACCGAGGACGGCTGGGACGCCCGCGACGTGCGCTAcggcccgccgcccgagtcgcGGAGCGCTAGCCCCGCGAAGAAGACCAACGCGGCCCAGAAGgccaagcaggccgaggcgccGCCCAAGATTGAAATCCCCAAGCTGGATTTCGGCTTTGACAACCACCGCATCACGCCGGTCCAGGACAGAGATATTTGGTTGTCGTGAGGGGTAGCGACCATACTACACATACC
This window contains:
- a CDS encoding Putative formin, GTPase-binding domain, armadillo-like helical encodes the protein MGSAAEGDNNGGGRPRSSVLKSFIHRRNQSEGSALFTSPPSVQVTTTPAQHIQATYAQLEGRMPPPPLRTEGLGALGELNNFQKDPVLRSPGKEDDRRDRSRSPTKSAFSNMSFKSLAKEARKSRDVSPEKPKKTKSTTNLAGFLSRPRSTMSLNKNSKEEEERRQAKDKENRTPPSSTSSADMTGPAPPIYAQFCSQDLGNTGLRGKASFDASSGRYGSDASSEIKKQRPKSYHPSTAISEHKSTSDLRSRPKMDGREPSASERIKSKVQRPKLFTAFSAMGHSTKSKGSDASSEKAIDPKEIDTHLEAMLDRRNIPENQRYKMRSLADTIKMEFIRQDWAEMAAKEQAGAADSNEPSSAVTGGSDRDETQSKRSRGRSFTLSRKKEPASPTKKSKGDGSSIGRHFRSKSSESVVSERPTSAGSTASNGILSKIKFGQGPGDYVSYLRKVQKPELVEVGKLHKLRLLLRNETVSWTEDFIRQGGMQEIVGLLNRILAIEWREEHDDALLHENLLCLKALCTTALALQYLHSIHEDLFPKLLHMLFDPEKKGPSEFTTRNIITSVLFTYIETAAPVERIARAQKVLSFLRNPQPKEEERPVGFVLEMRKERPYTVWNKEVVSVTKEVFWIFLHHLNVIALPSDMSTRGGVPLTTLTNGAQDPYLYMHRHFPSERPPVPAAPYVGGVEWDATNYLASHLDLMNAIIACTPTTTQRNNLRNDLRISGWEKVLGGSLRLCKEKFYGCVHEALRCWVAAATEDGWDARDVRYGPPPESRSASPAKKTNAAQKAKQAEAPPKIEIPKLDFGFDNHRITPVQDRDIWLS